From a region of the Mesomycoplasma ovipneumoniae ATCC 29419 genome:
- the secG gene encoding preprotein translocase subunit SecG, which translates to MLKTVLVIFIAIFGFLIVLVSLIMSPHSNSFSGALIGSSDLDLFQVSKERGIKKFTKWAMFILGFIFLALSLVIRLL; encoded by the coding sequence ATGTTAAAAACAGTTTTAGTTATTTTTATTGCGATTTTTGGTTTCCTGATTGTTTTAGTTTCGCTAATTATGTCACCACATTCAAACTCATTCTCAGGAGCGCTAATCGGTTCGAGTGATTTGGATTTATTCCAAGTATCAAAAGAACGTGGTATCAAAAAGTTCACAAAATGAGCAATGTTTATATTGGGCTTTATTTTTTTAGCTCTATCGTTAGTAATTAGGTTGTTGTAA
- the rnr gene encoding ribonuclease R, whose protein sequence is MEIISQEKLKNFLKNEKTFIEIVRKFNVPFDLNQHLTHQISALIENFQVFKTLEGKYYWPKFIETRVGIFRATQSSFGFVEDKQNPAQKNNIFIPGRFTANALEGDEVKINIYVDRFKSDQFFGVVTKIIQRNTKFLIGKVVKNDKFWDFEPINFKGNFFFRWNSTQDLEINNFYKVKIIDYQKNVLKLDVIQKIGHKSEPFLHVKIPIIESEIADTFSTEVLAESSKIEQEIKNIDKNRVDLRNELVVTIDGDDTKDFDDAISIEQTKEGNFLLKVHIADVAHYVKQDSAIDIEAQKRGTSIYLPHMVIPMLPEELSNGICSLMPNVDRFTITMESLINKKGENLYIKIYPSIINSKWRLTYEKVNNFFAGSFSFGDTDLENMLKKCLNLNTILSNFKKKQGYIDLALDEVKIILDQEGYTQSLKLKRRGISEELIENFMIRANENVSEFLTKKKIPILYRIHANPDPEKITIFNQVIKSLGIQHSLKLNPSSKEFAHKINQIKLENNDNFLKYSILRTMQKAIYSTENEGHFGLAASFYSHFTSPIRRYPDLLLHRIIHNFLFQKNDDIETYKEILEKNSYTTTELEQKAFNLERKIINIKKAEYVQNLIGKSFRAQITSIIKSGFFVEIDGMFDALIINKTLPDSENDPYVLAEDNFCLYNKKHRFKLGEFIDVKIESTNIWDGKISAILTNY, encoded by the coding sequence ATGGAAATTATATCTCAAGAAAAACTCAAAAATTTTCTTAAAAACGAAAAGACTTTTATTGAAATTGTTAGAAAATTTAACGTTCCTTTTGACTTAAATCAACATTTGACACACCAAATAAGCGCTTTAATTGAAAATTTCCAGGTTTTCAAAACCCTAGAAGGCAAATATTATTGACCTAAATTTATAGAAACTCGGGTTGGTATTTTCCGTGCTACCCAATCCTCGTTTGGTTTTGTTGAAGATAAACAAAATCCAGCCCAAAAAAATAATATTTTTATACCCGGAAGATTTACTGCAAATGCTCTTGAGGGCGATGAAGTCAAAATTAATATTTATGTTGACAGATTCAAAAGTGATCAATTTTTCGGTGTTGTTACTAAAATTATTCAGCGAAACACTAAGTTTTTAATTGGAAAAGTTGTTAAAAACGATAAATTTTGAGATTTTGAACCTATTAATTTTAAGGGGAATTTTTTCTTTCGTTGAAATTCAACTCAAGATCTAGAAATCAATAATTTTTATAAAGTAAAAATTATTGATTATCAAAAAAATGTGCTAAAACTAGATGTTATTCAAAAAATTGGACACAAATCAGAGCCTTTTTTACATGTAAAAATTCCTATAATTGAATCAGAAATCGCTGATACATTTAGCACAGAAGTTCTAGCTGAATCTTCAAAAATTGAACAAGAAATAAAAAATATCGACAAAAACAGAGTAGATTTACGAAATGAACTTGTGGTAACAATCGATGGCGACGATACAAAAGATTTTGATGATGCCATTTCTATTGAACAAACAAAAGAGGGAAATTTTCTCTTAAAAGTTCATATTGCAGACGTAGCCCATTATGTAAAACAGGATTCAGCAATTGATATTGAAGCCCAAAAAAGGGGAACTTCAATTTATTTGCCTCACATGGTAATTCCTATGCTACCCGAAGAATTATCAAACGGAATTTGCTCTTTGATGCCTAATGTCGACAGATTTACCATCACAATGGAATCTCTTATAAATAAAAAGGGTGAAAATTTATACATTAAAATTTACCCTTCTATAATTAATTCAAAATGGCGTCTAACTTATGAAAAAGTAAATAATTTTTTTGCTGGTTCATTTTCATTTGGTGATACAGATTTAGAAAATATGTTAAAAAAGTGTTTAAATTTAAACACTATTTTGTCAAATTTCAAGAAAAAACAAGGATATATTGACCTTGCACTTGATGAAGTTAAAATTATTTTAGACCAAGAAGGATATACACAATCCCTAAAACTAAAACGAAGAGGAATTTCTGAAGAATTAATTGAAAATTTCATGATTAGGGCAAATGAAAATGTTTCGGAGTTTTTAACCAAGAAAAAAATTCCGATTTTATACAGGATTCATGCAAACCCTGATCCTGAAAAGATAACAATTTTTAATCAAGTTATTAAATCTTTAGGCATACAACACAGCTTAAAATTAAATCCTAGTTCTAAAGAGTTTGCACATAAAATTAATCAAATAAAATTAGAAAATAACGACAATTTTCTTAAATATTCAATTTTAAGAACGATGCAAAAAGCAATTTATAGCACTGAAAACGAAGGACATTTTGGTCTTGCAGCTAGTTTTTATAGTCATTTTACTAGCCCTATCCGTCGTTATCCTGATTTATTATTGCATAGAATTATTCATAACTTTTTATTTCAAAAAAATGATGACATTGAAACTTATAAGGAAATTTTGGAAAAAAATTCCTATACAACAACCGAATTAGAACAAAAAGCATTTAATTTAGAGAGAAAAATTATAAATATAAAAAAAGCTGAATATGTCCAAAATTTGATTGGAAAATCCTTTAGAGCACAAATAACTTCTATTATTAAATCCGGATTTTTTGTTGAAATTGACGGAATGTTTGACGCCTTAATAATTAATAAAACTCTTCCTGATAGCGAAAATGATCCTTATGTGTTAGCAGAAGATAATTTTTGTTTATACAATAAAAAACATAGATTTAAATTAGGCGAATTTATCGATGTTAAAATTGAAAGCACCAATATTTGAGACGGAAAAATTAGTGCTATTTTAACCAATTATTAG
- a CDS encoding signal peptidase II produces MKTKINLVIKYINSKYIKIGKKRLLINIFIAFLVILVTLLIDQLTKNLIFTYEEYRESTDKGFVKIISWGFIGFRPLLHQGVTSGIDNIIGFTGIHIFAFLLSLLLLILIPFSKKYSLTIFMAILLGGNWGNEIDRILDDNHVKDLLFLPFVRSSGTFNFADIFIFVGPIGIFIVSLYDHAQPWISKKLKNKIFRKRNKN; encoded by the coding sequence ATGAAAACAAAAATTAACCTCGTTATTAAATATATTAATTCAAAATATATTAAAATCGGCAAAAAACGCTTATTAATAAACATTTTCATTGCTTTTTTAGTTATTCTCGTTACTCTATTAATTGATCAACTAACAAAAAATTTAATTTTTACCTATGAAGAGTATAGAGAATCAACCGATAAAGGGTTTGTCAAAATTATTTCATGAGGTTTTATTGGTTTTCGCCCACTTTTGCATCAAGGTGTAACTTCGGGAATTGATAATATTATTGGTTTTACAGGTATTCATATTTTTGCCTTTTTATTAAGTTTGTTACTTTTGATTTTGATTCCCTTTTCAAAAAAATACTCCTTAACAATTTTTATGGCCATATTATTAGGTGGGAATTGAGGTAACGAAATTGACCGAATTTTGGATGATAATCATGTAAAAGACTTGCTTTTTTTGCCATTTGTAAGGTCAAGTGGGACATTTAATTTTGCAGATATTTTTATTTTTGTCGGCCCCATTGGAATTTTTATTGTCTCTCTTTACGATCATGCTCAACCTTGAATTTCTAAAAAACTGAAAAATAAAATCTTTAGAAAAAGAAATAAAAATTAA
- the ileS gene encoding isoleucine--tRNA ligase, translating to MDKNFYKNSLNIFSTDFSMKANLPQKDKFFTEFWKNEDIYQKILKKNINNPRFILHDGPPYANGDIHIGHALNKVLKDIIVRYKSMSGFYSPFVPGWDTHGLPIENKIINQIETKSTLEIRQKANDFANSQILVQKKQFEKLNLLTDFSQIYQTNDPHYEAKQLKLFKKIAEKGLIYRALKPIYWSPSSQSALAEAEIEYLNHRSPSIFVAFEVKNGNNFVKSGDKIIIWTTTPWTLIANAGVAVGLNFDYVRVKVGSNFYILAEKLLQTLSSSFDWDSYEIIDTFLGKNLVNIEYFHPIFDKVCPIVSGHHVTLDAGSGLVHLAPLFGEDDYWIGRENDLEMVMHVEDDGKFNEKAGQFSGQFYDSANKSITEYLKEKQSLLKLNFITHSFPHDWRTLKPVIYRGTPQWFVSVEKIKKELETAINEIEFPEKWLKNRLTKMIIDRKDWLISRQRSWGIPLIIFYDKNKNPVLDKPEIFDHIISQVQEFGSSIWYQKTADELLPPKYQNLGWTKENDILDVWFDSGVSFLAANINNENPPFDIYLEGSDQYRGWFNSSLINSVIYFGFSPYKKLLSHGFVVDSKGNKMSKSRGNGVDPLVILNKYGCDIFRLWVANSEYYNDIVYSESIFEQNVEIYRKIRNTVRFLITNLADFEPKQYELEEVDLFIYNKIQKLKNEIIQYYDEYRFVRVVKIINNFIIEFSNFYLSIVKDILYADSKNSAKRRSIQYVFYELLLVLNIAIAPIMPTTAEEIYQFVHKSEKQTSIHLENFFKKSNFDPKLDEKWTEFFDVKNSVYQLIEQKIQSKEINRSNEIAVVLDSNSSNFLKSLDLVKLLMVAKVEFKDKTSIYNLNWPKCPRCWNHFETIRDVCDRCFEVLNENKN from the coding sequence ATGGATAAAAATTTCTATAAAAATTCGCTCAATATATTTTCCACAGATTTCTCAATGAAAGCTAATTTGCCTCAAAAGGACAAATTTTTTACTGAATTTTGAAAAAATGAAGACATTTATCAAAAAATTTTAAAAAAAAATATTAATAATCCAAGATTTATTCTTCATGACGGACCCCCTTATGCAAATGGTGACATTCATATTGGCCATGCGCTTAATAAAGTTTTAAAAGATATAATAGTTCGATATAAATCAATGTCTGGTTTTTATTCACCTTTTGTCCCAGGTTGAGATACTCACGGTCTTCCAATTGAAAATAAAATTATTAACCAAATTGAGACAAAATCAACATTAGAAATTCGCCAAAAAGCCAATGATTTTGCTAATTCACAAATTTTAGTTCAAAAAAAACAGTTTGAAAAATTGAATTTATTAACCGATTTTAGCCAAATTTATCAAACAAACGACCCGCATTATGAAGCAAAGCAGCTCAAATTATTTAAAAAAATTGCTGAAAAAGGTCTAATTTATCGTGCTTTAAAGCCAATTTATTGATCTCCTTCAAGTCAAAGTGCCCTAGCTGAAGCCGAAATTGAGTATCTAAATCACCGTTCTCCTTCCATTTTTGTTGCTTTTGAGGTTAAAAATGGCAACAATTTTGTAAAAAGTGGCGATAAAATCATTATTTGAACAACAACCCCTTGAACACTAATTGCAAATGCAGGAGTTGCTGTTGGTTTAAATTTTGACTATGTTAGAGTAAAAGTTGGATCAAATTTTTACATTTTAGCAGAAAAATTATTACAAACATTATCCTCAAGTTTTGACTGAGATTCTTATGAAATTATTGACACATTTTTAGGAAAAAACCTTGTAAATATCGAGTATTTTCACCCTATTTTTGACAAAGTTTGCCCTATAGTTTCAGGTCACCATGTTACTTTGGATGCTGGCTCGGGTCTTGTTCATCTTGCGCCACTTTTTGGTGAAGATGACTACTGGATTGGTCGAGAAAATGATCTTGAAATGGTTATGCACGTTGAAGATGATGGAAAATTTAATGAAAAAGCAGGACAATTTTCTGGTCAATTTTATGATTCAGCAAATAAATCAATAACCGAATATCTCAAAGAAAAACAATCACTTTTAAAATTAAATTTTATCACCCACTCATTTCCGCATGATTGGCGAACATTAAAACCCGTAATTTATCGTGGTACACCGCAGTGATTTGTTTCTGTTGAAAAAATTAAAAAAGAGCTTGAAACAGCGATAAATGAAATTGAATTTCCTGAAAAATGACTCAAAAACCGCTTAACAAAAATGATAATTGACAGAAAAGACTGACTAATTTCGCGCCAGAGAAGTTGAGGAATTCCGCTGATTATTTTTTATGACAAAAATAAAAATCCTGTCCTAGATAAGCCAGAAATTTTTGACCATATAATTTCACAAGTTCAAGAATTTGGCTCTTCAATCTGATATCAAAAAACAGCTGACGAACTTTTGCCTCCTAAATATCAAAATTTAGGTTGAACAAAAGAAAACGATATTTTGGATGTCTGATTTGATTCAGGGGTTAGTTTTCTGGCCGCAAATATTAACAACGAAAATCCTCCTTTTGATATTTATTTAGAAGGATCTGACCAGTATCGCGGCTGATTTAACTCATCTTTAATAAATTCGGTGATATATTTTGGTTTTTCACCTTATAAAAAATTACTGTCTCATGGTTTTGTCGTTGATTCAAAAGGGAACAAAATGTCAAAATCAAGAGGAAATGGAGTTGATCCGCTTGTAATTTTGAATAAGTACGGTTGTGATATTTTTCGACTTTGAGTTGCAAATAGTGAATATTATAATGACATTGTTTATTCAGAGTCAATTTTTGAGCAAAATGTTGAAATTTACCGTAAAATTCGTAACACAGTTCGATTTTTAATCACAAATTTAGCAGATTTTGAACCAAAACAATATGAATTAGAAGAAGTTGACCTATTTATATATAATAAAATTCAAAAGCTAAAAAACGAAATAATTCAGTATTATGATGAATATCGCTTTGTTCGTGTTGTAAAAATAATTAATAATTTTATAATTGAATTTTCTAATTTTTATCTTTCAATTGTTAAGGATATTTTGTATGCTGATTCAAAAAATTCAGCAAAAAGACGCTCAATTCAATACGTTTTTTATGAACTTTTATTGGTTTTAAATATTGCAATTGCGCCAATTATGCCAACAACAGCCGAAGAAATTTACCAATTTGTTCACAAAAGTGAAAAGCAAACATCAATCCACTTGGAAAATTTCTTTAAAAAGTCTAATTTTGATCCAAAATTAGATGAAAAATGAACTGAATTTTTTGATGTCAAAAATTCTGTTTATCAACTAATTGAGCAAAAAATTCAATCAAAAGAAATAAATCGCTCAAATGAAATTGCTGTTGTTTTAGATTCTAATTCCTCAAATTTTCTAAAATCACTTGATCTTGTGAAATTATTAATGGTTGCAAAAGTCGAATTTAAGGACAAAACAAGCATTTATAATCTTAATTGACCTAAATGTCCAAGATGTTGAAACCATTTTGAAACAATCCGGGATGTTTGTGACCGTTGTTTTGAGGTTTTGAATGAAAACAAAAATTAA
- a CDS encoding DNA topoisomerase (ATP-hydrolyzing) — protein MSKNFDLIINSKLDQILAEKFTRYSKYIIQNRAIPDVRDGLKPVQRRILYSMWQLGLKNTKNYKKSARVVGDVIGKFHPHGDSSIYDALVRLSQEWKINIPLVEMHGNKGSIDDDPPAAMRYTEVRLAQISEHLLVLLSKNVVNFYPNFDDSEKEPTVLPAIFPNLLINGAIGIASGFATEIPPHNLVEVIQAVILMIKNPLITNAQISKVILGPDFPTGGIVYGKAGILDAFETGKGKIQISSSYKISEKNKQKVIEISSIPFGISKANLIQQIDTIRFEEKISGIKEVIDQSDQNGVLIFVELEKDANAELILNYLLQKTDMQIYYSYNSVAICNNSPKLLSIKEMIAYFLEHLRKVKLGEFNYELFKSKKRLEIIEGFLKVADITNEVIEIIRKSDNSKAGVIADLVKYLNFTEVQAEAIASMRLYRLSKIEQQSFLNESKTLSQNIEEFQKLIENKEEFDLHLISMLENFAKIYGSPRKTQIVDKELQVKINHQDLIKDEQFYFWVSKTSLFKKMNIKNHAVEEIEKIQLPSEDFFIFQGKINQRQKGLFLTNKGDVGMLLAHQLEELTLKNNPNNLKISLGLKNDHELINSFFVDDLDSNHFLLFITKFGYAKRMQLKEIAKIRPNNMINCFKPKEGDELINIFLENKLKNIVLITSQNRALKISASDVPIYGRISSGVKILKLQKNEKIVASVLIDSSEEIAVIDNYSRFEKIATEKLHFGNRTIAPKSFDSKLDFSIIPKSVEIYSENLQVFDFDITLKVVPVRKFINFDPNPKKNYKLFLTTDKNNENLPNFIEQNQANSSKILKTKLQEISEIDINLILEKIEKE, from the coding sequence ATGAGTAAAAATTTCGATTTAATCATTAACTCCAAGTTAGATCAAATTTTGGCTGAAAAATTTACGCGCTACTCAAAATATATAATTCAAAACAGAGCAATTCCAGATGTTCGGGATGGACTAAAACCTGTTCAGAGAAGAATTCTTTATTCAATGTGACAGCTTGGTCTAAAAAATACTAAAAATTACAAAAAATCAGCCAGAGTTGTCGGAGATGTAATCGGTAAATTTCACCCTCACGGAGATTCATCGATTTATGATGCGCTAGTTCGGCTGTCTCAAGAGTGAAAAATTAACATTCCACTTGTAGAAATGCACGGAAATAAAGGCTCAATTGATGATGACCCCCCCGCTGCAATGAGGTATACCGAAGTTAGACTAGCCCAAATTAGTGAACATTTACTTGTATTATTATCAAAAAATGTCGTAAATTTCTATCCTAATTTTGATGATAGTGAAAAAGAGCCCACAGTTTTACCAGCAATTTTTCCTAACTTGCTAATTAACGGGGCAATCGGAATTGCAAGTGGTTTTGCAACAGAAATACCTCCTCATAATTTAGTTGAGGTAATCCAAGCTGTAATTTTAATGATCAAAAATCCTTTAATTACAAACGCACAAATTTCCAAAGTTATTTTAGGCCCTGATTTTCCCACAGGCGGAATAGTTTATGGAAAAGCCGGAATTTTAGATGCTTTTGAAACCGGAAAAGGAAAAATCCAAATTTCATCATCATACAAAATTTCTGAAAAAAACAAGCAAAAAGTGATCGAAATTTCTTCTATTCCTTTTGGAATTTCAAAGGCTAACTTGATTCAGCAAATCGACACAATTCGCTTTGAAGAAAAAATTAGCGGAATTAAAGAGGTTATTGACCAATCTGATCAAAATGGTGTGCTTATTTTTGTCGAACTTGAAAAAGATGCAAACGCTGAATTAATTCTTAATTATTTGCTGCAAAAAACAGATATGCAAATTTATTATTCCTATAATTCAGTAGCAATTTGCAATAATTCACCAAAATTACTTTCAATTAAAGAAATGATTGCTTATTTTCTTGAGCATTTAAGAAAAGTTAAACTAGGTGAATTTAATTATGAACTTTTTAAAAGCAAAAAAAGGCTTGAAATTATAGAAGGATTTTTAAAAGTTGCCGATATAACTAATGAAGTAATTGAAATTATTCGTAAATCTGATAATTCAAAAGCGGGTGTAATTGCTGATTTAGTTAAATATCTAAATTTTACCGAAGTTCAAGCTGAAGCAATTGCTTCGATGCGTTTGTATAGATTGTCTAAAATTGAACAGCAGTCATTTTTAAATGAATCAAAAACTTTATCCCAAAACATTGAAGAATTTCAAAAACTTATTGAAAATAAAGAAGAATTTGATCTTCATTTAATTTCTATGTTAGAAAATTTTGCTAAGATATACGGTTCTCCACGAAAAACTCAAATAGTTGACAAAGAATTGCAAGTAAAAATTAACCATCAAGATTTAATTAAAGATGAACAGTTTTATTTTTGAGTTTCTAAGACCAGCCTTTTTAAAAAAATGAACATAAAAAATCATGCAGTCGAGGAAATTGAAAAAATTCAGTTACCATCAGAAGATTTTTTTATTTTTCAAGGTAAAATAAATCAACGTCAAAAAGGACTTTTTTTAACAAATAAAGGTGATGTTGGGATGTTGTTAGCTCATCAACTCGAAGAATTAACGCTAAAAAATAACCCAAATAACTTAAAAATTTCTCTTGGCCTTAAAAATGATCACGAATTAATTAACTCTTTTTTCGTTGATGACTTAGATTCCAATCATTTTTTGCTTTTTATAACTAAATTTGGTTATGCAAAAAGAATGCAACTAAAAGAAATAGCAAAAATTAGACCAAATAATATGATAAATTGCTTTAAACCCAAAGAAGGTGATGAATTAATTAACATTTTTTTAGAAAATAAATTAAAAAACATCGTTTTAATCACGTCACAAAATCGCGCACTAAAAATAAGTGCTTCAGATGTTCCAATTTATGGTCGTATTTCCTCAGGTGTAAAAATTTTAAAACTTCAAAAAAATGAAAAAATTGTTGCATCTGTTTTAATTGATTCTTCTGAAGAAATTGCAGTTATTGATAATTATTCTCGTTTTGAAAAAATTGCGACAGAAAAGCTTCATTTTGGTAATAGAACAATTGCTCCTAAAAGTTTTGATTCAAAACTTGATTTTTCTATAATTCCAAAAAGTGTCGAAATTTATAGTGAAAATTTGCAAGTTTTCGATTTTGACATCACTTTAAAGGTTGTTCCAGTCCGAAAATTTATCAATTTTGACCCTAATCCTAAAAAAAATTATAAATTATTTTTAACGACTGATAAAAATAATGAAAATTTACCAAATTTTATTGAACAAAATCAAGCAAATTCTAGTAAGATTTTAAAGACTAAACTTCAAGAAATAAGTGAAATTGACATAAATTTAATTCTTGAAAAGATTGAAAAGGAATAA
- a CDS encoding DNA gyrase/topoisomerase IV subunit B, with amino-acid sequence MTYSVEKLKLLKGLEAVKKRPGMYIGSTDINGLHQLIWEIFDNAVDEVIAGFANEIKVVINADNSVEISDNGRGIPTEIHKKTGKTGVELVFTELHSGAKFSDEIYKTAGGLHGVGSSVVNALSKKMEVFVSRNQKLFYTSFINGGKIENRTQELGPSKISGTKIVFLPDFSFFSHKEYDPEMIISRLQETCFLVKNLKIDFVDLKNGIEKTFQFSKGIENFVEFLNKDNQKIHDKIIAFKEKSQEIIVEFAFQYVDSQQENIISFVNNVKTNLGGSHENGLKAGIVKAINTYGQQNNLLKNKQIFDFNDVKVGLSLILSLRIPEPILEFVGQTKNKLATVLAKTVTEEVVFRNLMSFFIQNKETAQKIITFLLNVYQQKEKLKLSLTETKISKSVAKEKRILSGKLTPANSKKAMNRELFLVEGESAGGSAKLARNREFQAILPLKGKIVNSQKTRLIEVLKNEEIIAIISALGTGIGQNFNLKNLNYGKIIIMTDADNDGAHIQILILTFLFYHMRPLIENGFVYIAQPPLYRISEKNKKDIYIWDEKEFHEYVKKHPNAQIQRYKGLGEMNASQLWQTTMDPEKRILEKVLIEDLEKVEENFRILMGERADLRKNWIQENVDFSLEDSFIDNLKEPVYE; translated from the coding sequence ATGACTTATTCAGTTGAGAAACTTAAACTCTTAAAAGGACTTGAAGCTGTAAAAAAACGACCTGGAATGTATATAGGTTCAACAGACATTAACGGACTTCATCAATTAATCTGAGAAATTTTTGACAATGCAGTTGATGAGGTAATTGCTGGTTTTGCAAATGAAATTAAAGTGGTAATAAATGCTGACAATTCGGTTGAAATTAGCGACAATGGTCGCGGAATTCCAACTGAAATTCACAAAAAGACCGGTAAAACTGGTGTTGAATTAGTTTTTACAGAACTTCATTCAGGAGCTAAATTTTCTGATGAAATTTATAAAACCGCCGGCGGACTCCACGGAGTTGGCTCATCAGTCGTAAATGCATTATCGAAAAAAATGGAAGTTTTTGTTTCTCGTAACCAAAAATTGTTTTATACATCTTTTATTAATGGTGGAAAAATTGAAAATAGAACCCAAGAATTAGGTCCTAGCAAAATTAGTGGTACAAAAATAGTATTTTTGCCTGATTTTTCATTTTTTTCTCACAAAGAATATGATCCTGAAATGATAATTTCAAGGTTACAGGAAACTTGTTTTTTAGTTAAAAATTTAAAAATCGATTTTGTTGATCTAAAAAACGGTATTGAAAAAACTTTTCAGTTTAGTAAAGGAATTGAAAATTTTGTTGAATTTTTAAACAAAGATAACCAAAAAATTCATGACAAAATTATCGCTTTTAAAGAAAAAAGTCAAGAAATCATAGTAGAATTTGCATTTCAGTATGTTGATTCTCAACAGGAAAATATTATCTCATTTGTTAATAACGTAAAAACAAATTTAGGCGGAAGTCATGAAAATGGCCTAAAAGCTGGAATTGTAAAAGCAATTAATACTTATGGTCAACAAAATAATTTGCTGAAAAATAAGCAAATTTTTGACTTTAATGATGTAAAAGTTGGCCTTTCCTTAATTTTATCGCTGCGAATTCCTGAGCCAATTTTGGAATTTGTCGGTCAAACTAAAAATAAATTAGCAACAGTCTTGGCAAAAACAGTCACAGAAGAGGTCGTTTTTAGAAATTTAATGTCCTTTTTTATTCAAAATAAAGAAACTGCTCAAAAAATTATTACTTTTTTACTAAATGTTTATCAGCAAAAAGAAAAGTTAAAATTGAGTCTAACAGAAACAAAAATTTCTAAGTCAGTGGCCAAAGAAAAAAGGATTTTATCAGGAAAATTAACACCTGCTAATTCAAAAAAAGCTATGAATCGCGAGCTTTTTTTAGTTGAAGGTGAATCAGCTGGAGGTTCAGCAAAACTTGCGCGAAATCGTGAATTTCAAGCAATTTTACCGCTCAAAGGTAAAATTGTAAATTCACAAAAAACTCGACTGATCGAAGTTTTAAAAAATGAAGAAATTATCGCCATTATTAGCGCTTTAGGTACTGGAATTGGCCAGAATTTTAACCTTAAAAACTTAAATTATGGCAAAATCATCATTATGACTGATGCTGACAATGACGGTGCTCACATTCAAATTTTAATTTTGACCTTCTTGTTTTATCATATGCGTCCTTTGATTGAAAATGGCTTTGTCTACATTGCCCAACCGCCTTTGTACCGAATTAGTGAAAAAAATAAGAAAGACATTTATATTTGAGATGAAAAAGAATTCCATGAATATGTAAAAAAACATCCTAATGCTCAAATTCAGCGTTATAAAGGTCTTGGTGAAATGAATGCCTCCCAACTTTGACAGACAACAATGGATCCTGAAAAACGAATTTTAGAAAAAGTTCTTATCGAAGATCTTGAAAAAGTTGAGGAAAATTTCCGCATTTTAATGGGAGAAAGAGCTGATTTGCGTAAAAATTGAATTCAAGAAAATGTTGACTTTTCACTTGAAGATAGTTTTATTGACAATTTAAAGGAGCCAGTCTATGAGTAA